The stretch of DNA GCAGCGATAGATCTGGATCGGCAATGGCGATCGCCGCTACGAGCTTCATCAGATGGTCTTCCGGAGCACGGCGAGGCGACCGGGTGAGAAGTTCCTTCTCAGCGAGCTTTTCGCGGACCATGCGATGGACGGCGCGACGAAGGCGCTCAACGGTCCAGTCGTGGCCACGACGATTGAGAACCCGCACGACATTGTCCCAGCTGTGCTGAGGCCGGAGCTGCCGCACTGTCGGCAGCCAAGTTTGCGCGGACGCAATGAGTTCGTCGAGATACAATTTCTCGCGTGCTTTCGAAACCGCCTTGATCGCTTCCGGCCGGCGCTCTCGCAGACCGGGATTTCCAGGAAGCTTCCCTCGCGCTTTCGCAGCTTTGATGCCAGCCTTCGTGCGTTCTGCGATAAGCGCTCGCTCGAGTTGGGCGACAGCACCGAGAACCTGAAGCGAGAACATGCCCTGTGGCGTTGAAGTATCGATCGGATCACGAATGGATCGGAAATGAGCTCCGCGTTGCTCAAGGTCCTCGATCACCTGCAGCAGGTGGCTGACCGATCGGGCCAGCCGATCGAGGCGGACGACGACGAGGACGTCTCCCGCGCTGAGCTCTCCAAGCAGCCGCGTCAAGACCGGCCGAGCACGCGATGCCCCGGAGCCATGTTCTTGGTAGATGCGATCGCAGCCAGCGGCACGCAGTTCATCCATCTGGGCGTCGTGGACCTGGTCGTCCGTCGAGACGCGCGCATAGCCGATGAGCCGCTTCGGAGGTTGGGGGACGTTAACTGTTTGTCTCTTTGCCATCTGGCTTTTCAGCGACCCATTTCGAGGTGTTTTGTACAGATAAGAAATGCCTGAGAAAATGTTCAGTTGCAAGCGTGTTTTATGCCACGAATACAGCCCCACCAGACTCGAAACAGATACATGGACGAGGGTCGGGCCGTTAAGGCGCAGAAACGCGCGCTGACGGGCTTTTGTGGCTGAAACGCCTGAAAAGTAACGGATCTA from Rhizobium sp. 007 encodes:
- a CDS encoding recombinase family protein produces the protein MAKRQTVNVPQPPKRLIGYARVSTDDQVHDAQMDELRAAGCDRIYQEHGSGASRARPVLTRLLGELSAGDVLVVVRLDRLARSVSHLLQVIEDLEQRGAHFRSIRDPIDTSTPQGMFSLQVLGAVAQLERALIAERTKAGIKAAKARGKLPGNPGLRERRPEAIKAVSKAREKLYLDELIASAQTWLPTVRQLRPQHSWDNVVRVLNRRGHDWTVERLRRAVHRMVREKLAEKELLTRSPRRAPEDHLMKLVAAIAIADPDLSLRDIASQLDQMGERPARGGKKWQPSSVRDLMDEAHRFGLIRR